A stretch of the Papaver somniferum cultivar HN1 chromosome 6, ASM357369v1, whole genome shotgun sequence genome encodes the following:
- the LOC113286067 gene encoding uncharacterized protein LOC113286067 has translation MDSRRFEFYIMNEWHLQQLSAGSSGRKGFGFILRNWKGTFKGAESCIFRISTAEETEALTVLHATKWDLSKNLQNLVIEGDNQAVIRYLQGKVSTIRWQSLSILEEVKKTTVNLVSFLGFHYVDRKANRVSDLLAKKGRKSNIITSWGDQAPSFF, from the exons ATGGATAGCAGGAGATTTGAATTCTATATAATGAATGAATGGCACTTGCAACAACTAAGTGCTGGTTCATCTGGAAGGAAAG GTTTTGGTTTTATCCTTCGTAACTGGAAAGGAACCTTCAAAGGAGCAGAATCATGCATCTTTAGAATCTCCACAGCTGAAGAAACAGAAGCTTTAACCGTTCTGCATGCAACTAAATGggacctctcaaagaatttacaAAATCTGGTCATTGAAGGGGATAATCAGGCAGTAATAAGGTACTTACAAGGAAAAGTTTCAACCATCCGATggcaaagtctatctattcttgaagaagtaaagaagaCAACAGTcaacttagtttcttttttgggATTCCACTATGTAGACAGAAAGGCCAACAGAGTATCTGATCTATTGGCTAAAAAGGGAAGGAAAAGCAACATCATAACCTCATGGGGAGACCAAGCACCTAGTTTTTTTTAA